Proteins from a genomic interval of Bradyrhizobium sp. G127:
- a CDS encoding AAA domain-containing protein, with product MDYGSMARVPTHGKSTLDARFSFADSGFVGGSEGWHSQLRFATGIADGEHYLLRLFKKTGTALDEDLKRLITHGLRRVRRVLSSRRARQLLVEIIEIVEDQDEIGILMVDPGSPICGSSHRVRARESRLLTPTGRKAFWRNIVRVAEGLALCHDAGIVHGAVSEHAIFSHNDEKEDFRLGGYEACVHLADGDMMGGAGHLVRPSGTVSFRRDWSDLGQAASRILGVTEDGGGPSLLSIERRMLNRLANPPHYQLFDGNIVLSELAEVVADLDRSGSSAEGELVLYPSAQVIQSDLPALTSGTVRADDRDAVLRFVDEDLSGPSVRTVVVDQAYVRVVTDLAAYGVKVVDDCVGMIQNANKRRPDDYIYDATEVSHRLHLARTRKGAEERVRKLGPGAKPWIDTSGDSRAAQRADDVPTWYALILLEAFTWLREQFRIYPVEVLHPPSDGDTDLAWIASREDDARDIRRKMMGLRPAYDALGRELKYDDGKPNWTLSRLDALAGDRERLPELSYEGTGGIVDGRLAFTFATSEAVVPGQTLYLRPRRDSGFERAIRRRLQNIVAARTNIELLRAIDDPAQVALDDVLRDIAAPGKTPPQDMDASKKTAWDAILAGKSINVVVGPPGVGKTFLISHLVRGILEKTPDARLLVSAQNHETLIQMEDELKKTLAGGTTIVVRVERTRLTDEVSPLRASSIGLLQSVSAAGHAAEGAMVNQRYQIKQSLQPDVSEAAIAERVFRDTDNLLLRSSDVTLATTSSHIIEEMIADGDQFDWVIVEEAARANGAELIGALLLGNRRIMVGDHNQLSPFDAAQRQKFYDAERAEELLRGAKQQLETIPDLPSEIYEALDTIKSNALLQKEVLATAARLEEPFRSIAEREEQREKDTGRSSTIVNTLLEQSRMHPAIGDLVSNTFYKKNLVPSDRVKHRALTVTSAAPHLAAPIVLLDFPPLSLTKKRNFEVKVERSYRNELEAHALIAALKGLRPVVGKDGSRPTLVILSPYAAQVKWLKRLLHQQVRKDKTLFGFASPRSNGEFIFTSDSFQGGEADVVIASLTRNNVMVGSRALGFVKSSQRMNVLLSRARQKLVLATSQHFIRDVVEGIDPDGNKDELEFLRRMLKELATLAKTEYDLVRKDAPVVKVKGASIITVDENGRFPA from the coding sequence ATGGATTACGGCTCTATGGCGCGGGTTCCCACGCATGGCAAGTCGACACTCGATGCACGGTTCAGCTTTGCCGATAGCGGGTTTGTCGGTGGGAGCGAGGGCTGGCATTCACAACTTCGCTTTGCCACGGGTATTGCGGATGGCGAGCACTATCTTCTGCGCCTCTTCAAGAAGACCGGAACGGCGCTCGACGAAGATCTGAAGCGGCTCATCACGCACGGGCTCAGGCGGGTGCGCCGCGTTCTCTCATCGCGGCGTGCACGCCAGCTCCTGGTCGAGATCATTGAAATCGTCGAGGACCAAGATGAGATCGGTATCCTGATGGTCGATCCCGGCAGTCCCATTTGTGGGTCATCGCATAGGGTCCGCGCTCGGGAAAGCCGCCTGCTTACGCCGACCGGCCGCAAGGCGTTTTGGCGCAATATCGTGCGCGTCGCCGAAGGACTCGCACTTTGTCATGATGCGGGCATCGTGCATGGCGCCGTCAGCGAACACGCAATCTTCTCGCATAATGATGAAAAGGAAGATTTCCGTCTCGGCGGTTACGAAGCGTGCGTGCACCTCGCCGATGGCGATATGATGGGCGGTGCCGGACATCTTGTACGGCCGTCCGGCACCGTTTCGTTCCGGCGGGACTGGAGCGATCTTGGCCAGGCTGCATCGCGTATCCTTGGCGTTACCGAGGATGGTGGCGGCCCCTCTCTACTGTCGATCGAACGGCGCATGCTCAATCGCCTAGCCAATCCGCCGCACTACCAGCTTTTCGACGGCAACATTGTCCTGAGCGAGCTGGCCGAGGTCGTGGCTGATCTTGACCGGTCAGGGTCAAGCGCCGAAGGCGAGCTCGTTCTCTATCCTTCGGCTCAAGTTATTCAAAGCGATCTTCCCGCACTCACGTCCGGCACCGTCCGGGCAGATGACCGGGACGCAGTTCTTCGGTTTGTCGACGAAGATCTGAGCGGACCTTCGGTACGGACCGTTGTTGTAGATCAGGCCTATGTACGTGTCGTCACCGATCTTGCCGCCTATGGGGTGAAAGTCGTCGATGATTGTGTCGGCATGATTCAAAATGCTAACAAAAGGCGGCCTGACGACTATATTTACGATGCCACCGAGGTTTCTCACAGGCTCCATCTGGCGCGAACCCGAAAAGGCGCTGAAGAACGGGTGCGCAAGCTCGGACCGGGTGCCAAGCCGTGGATCGACACCAGCGGCGATAGTCGCGCGGCACAACGAGCCGACGATGTTCCAACCTGGTACGCCCTGATTCTCCTCGAAGCGTTTACCTGGCTACGTGAACAGTTTCGGATCTATCCCGTCGAGGTGCTTCACCCGCCGTCGGACGGAGACACCGATTTGGCCTGGATCGCATCCCGTGAGGATGACGCTCGAGATATCCGGCGCAAAATGATGGGACTGCGTCCAGCGTACGACGCGTTAGGCCGCGAACTGAAGTACGACGACGGCAAGCCGAATTGGACCCTTTCGCGCCTTGATGCGCTCGCCGGCGATCGCGAACGGCTCCCCGAGCTCAGTTATGAGGGAACGGGCGGCATTGTCGATGGCCGCCTGGCTTTCACATTCGCGACCAGCGAAGCCGTGGTGCCGGGACAGACCCTGTATCTTCGCCCTCGTCGCGATAGCGGATTCGAACGCGCTATTCGCCGTCGCCTTCAGAATATCGTGGCGGCCCGGACCAATATTGAACTCTTGAGAGCAATCGACGATCCGGCACAGGTCGCGTTGGACGATGTGCTGCGCGATATTGCAGCTCCGGGCAAAACGCCGCCCCAGGATATGGATGCGTCGAAAAAGACAGCATGGGACGCCATTCTGGCCGGCAAGTCGATTAACGTCGTTGTCGGCCCTCCCGGCGTCGGCAAGACCTTCCTGATCTCGCATCTCGTCAGGGGTATTCTGGAAAAAACACCGGATGCCCGCCTGCTGGTCTCGGCGCAAAACCACGAGACCTTGATTCAGATGGAGGACGAACTCAAAAAGACGCTTGCGGGTGGCACGACGATCGTCGTTCGTGTCGAGCGCACGCGATTGACCGATGAAGTGAGTCCGCTGCGCGCGAGCTCGATTGGCCTGCTCCAGTCGGTTTCGGCCGCGGGCCATGCCGCTGAGGGCGCGATGGTCAATCAACGCTACCAAATCAAGCAGTCGCTGCAACCCGATGTGTCGGAAGCGGCCATCGCGGAAAGGGTGTTTCGCGATACCGATAATCTGTTGCTGCGTTCATCTGATGTCACGCTTGCGACGACGTCGTCGCACATCATCGAAGAAATGATTGCGGACGGCGATCAATTCGACTGGGTCATCGTCGAGGAAGCCGCTCGCGCCAATGGCGCGGAACTGATCGGCGCGTTGCTGCTGGGCAACAGGCGAATCATGGTTGGAGATCACAATCAGCTTTCTCCTTTCGACGCAGCCCAACGGCAGAAGTTCTATGATGCCGAACGCGCGGAAGAGCTGCTGCGAGGCGCGAAACAGCAGCTTGAAACCATCCCCGATCTTCCGTCGGAAATCTACGAAGCCCTTGATACCATCAAGTCGAATGCGCTTTTGCAGAAGGAAGTGCTCGCGACGGCAGCTCGGCTTGAAGAGCCATTCCGATCGATCGCGGAGCGCGAAGAACAACGAGAGAAGGATACAGGGCGATCGAGCACGATTGTCAACACCCTCCTCGAACAGAGCCGCATGCACCCCGCTATCGGCGATCTCGTTTCAAACACGTTCTACAAGAAGAACCTCGTTCCCTCCGATCGCGTCAAGCATCGCGCGCTGACCGTTACGTCGGCTGCTCCACACCTCGCTGCGCCGATCGTTCTTCTCGATTTTCCGCCACTCAGCTTGACCAAAAAGCGGAATTTCGAAGTGAAGGTGGAACGCTCATATCGCAACGAACTCGAGGCGCACGCTTTGATCGCGGCTTTGAAAGGCTTGCGACCGGTTGTCGGCAAGGATGGCAGCCGACCAACGCTGGTGATCCTTTCGCCTTATGCAGCACAGGTCAAATGGCTCAAGCGTTTGCTTCATCAACAGGTCAGGAAAGACAAGACCTTGTTCGGCTTCGCCAGTCCGCGCAGCAACGGAGAGTTTATCTTTACGAGCGACAGCTTCCAGGGCGGCGAGGCCGACGTCGTCATCGCCAGTCTCACGCGTAACAATGTCATGGTGGGATCGCGTGCGTTGGGATTCGTCAAGAGTTCACAACGCATGAATGTGCTGCTCAGCCGCGCCAGGCAAAAGCTAGTTCTTGCCACCAGCCAACACTTCATTCGCGACGTGGTCGAGGGAATAGATCCCGACGGCAACAAAGATGAGCTCGAGTTCCTTCGCAGGATGCTGAAGGAGCTCGCGACGCTCGCGAAAACTGAATACGATCTGGTCAGGAAAGACGCGCCCGTCGTCAAGGTCAAGGGAGCTTCCATCATCACGGTCGATGAGAATGGGAGATTCCCCGCGTGA
- a CDS encoding plasmid partitioning protein RepB C-terminal domain-containing protein, with the protein MSRKLEKRPVAMAFERESVVIEISAIQPLRLVSGAVKKTPKYSQIQSSIREIGIVEPPVVARDRSEKGKYLLLDGHLRLSVLQEQGWTEVTCIIATDDEAFTYNKRVSRIAIIQERNMILAAIKRGVPEERIAKVLNVNVAHVRLKKRLLEGICAETVEMLKDKHVPISTFAELKKMLPMRQIEAAQLMVAMNKYSITYAKSLLGATPQALLVDAAKPKHIEGLTDDQVALMEQESANLDREFRLVEQSYGTDHLDLVVATGYLNRLIENARVVRYLAQSFPELLAEFQKISDSNRSAA; encoded by the coding sequence ATGTCCAGAAAGCTTGAAAAACGACCGGTAGCAATGGCGTTCGAGCGAGAGAGCGTTGTTATCGAGATTAGCGCGATTCAACCGCTTCGTCTGGTTAGTGGAGCGGTCAAGAAAACTCCAAAGTATTCGCAGATTCAGTCATCCATCCGCGAGATCGGAATCGTTGAGCCTCCTGTTGTAGCGCGCGATAGGAGTGAGAAGGGCAAATATCTGCTGCTTGATGGGCACCTAAGATTGTCGGTTCTCCAGGAGCAAGGATGGACGGAAGTTACGTGCATCATTGCGACAGATGACGAGGCTTTTACCTACAATAAAAGGGTAAGCCGAATTGCGATCATTCAAGAACGCAACATGATACTCGCGGCGATCAAGCGCGGGGTGCCGGAAGAACGGATTGCTAAGGTTCTAAACGTGAATGTTGCTCATGTCCGTCTAAAGAAGCGTCTCCTGGAAGGAATATGTGCCGAGACGGTAGAGATGCTCAAGGATAAGCATGTCCCTATCTCGACATTCGCCGAACTCAAAAAGATGTTGCCGATGCGCCAAATCGAAGCGGCGCAATTGATGGTGGCAATGAACAAGTATTCGATCACGTACGCGAAGTCATTGTTAGGAGCCACGCCGCAGGCTTTGCTGGTCGATGCAGCTAAGCCCAAACACATTGAAGGATTAACCGACGATCAGGTGGCGCTGATGGAGCAGGAGTCCGCAAATCTTGACCGCGAATTTCGGCTCGTGGAGCAGTCATACGGAACTGACCACCTCGATTTGGTGGTAGCAACCGGCTATTTGAATAGATTAATCGAAAACGCCCGTGTGGTGCGATACCTCGCCCAGAGCTTTCCGGAGCTGCTCGCAGAGTTTCAGAAAATCTCTGATTCCAATCGGTCTGCCGCTTAA
- a CDS encoding plasmid partitioning protein RepB C-terminal domain-containing protein: MVESVLAKIQLIAISKISVINPRIRNKKSFRELVENIAALGLKKPITVTRREEREGKIYDLVCGQGRLEAFIELGEAEIPALVIEASVEDCMIKSLVENCARRHHQAIDLLHDIGGMRTRGYSDSEIAKKTGLSFEYVRGVGRLLAQGEQRLLRAVESGHIPVSVAVEIAEADDVGVQEALQQAYEKNLLRGRKLMIVKRLVENRRRRGRRFDAEPKKGGQKLSTRSLVRVYREDTDRKRLLIRKADATRNRLIFIAHAMRELFGDEKFISLLKAEKLDSMPKKLMSRMERGDVA, translated from the coding sequence ATGGTTGAAAGTGTCCTAGCAAAAATCCAACTAATCGCGATCTCTAAAATATCGGTAATCAATCCACGAATTCGCAACAAGAAGAGCTTTCGCGAACTAGTTGAGAACATCGCGGCACTAGGCTTGAAAAAACCCATCACAGTTACCCGTCGCGAAGAGCGCGAAGGAAAGATTTACGACCTTGTCTGTGGTCAAGGTCGGCTAGAGGCATTTATTGAATTGGGAGAAGCGGAAATTCCTGCGCTCGTCATTGAGGCAAGCGTCGAAGACTGCATGATCAAAAGTCTGGTTGAGAACTGTGCACGCCGTCATCACCAAGCGATCGACTTGCTTCATGACATCGGCGGTATGCGCACTAGGGGTTATAGTGATTCCGAGATTGCCAAGAAAACCGGCCTGTCATTCGAATACGTTCGCGGTGTTGGTCGGCTTCTTGCTCAAGGTGAGCAACGTCTTTTGCGCGCCGTGGAATCTGGACATATCCCTGTAAGCGTTGCTGTTGAGATAGCTGAAGCAGATGACGTCGGCGTGCAGGAAGCTCTTCAGCAGGCTTATGAAAAGAACCTTCTTCGCGGTCGAAAGCTTATGATTGTCAAACGGCTTGTTGAAAACAGGCGTCGCCGGGGTCGCAGATTTGACGCCGAGCCCAAAAAGGGCGGGCAAAAGCTTTCAACCCGTTCGCTCGTCAGGGTCTATCGCGAAGATACTGATCGAAAGCGGCTTCTTATCCGTAAGGCGGACGCTACGCGCAATCGCCTGATTTTCATTGCACATGCAATGCGTGAGTTATTTGGCGACGAAAAATTCATATCGCTTCTGAAGGCCGAAAAACTAGATTCGATGCCAAAGAAACTCATGAGTCGCATGGAACGAGGAGATGTGGCTTGA
- a CDS encoding recombinase family protein: MSSSSEDKLSKGLVRAAEYVRMSTEHQRYSTENQSDAIRQYALQRGLEIVRTYADAGRSGLNIDGRSGLQRLLSDIENGTADFTVVVVYDISRWGRFQDSDEAASYEYRCRAQGVRVAYCAEQFENDGSIGSDVQKVVKRRMAAEYSRELSVKVFAGQRRLIQLGFRQGGPPGFGLRRHLVDENGESKGELLRKQHKSIQTDRVVLVPGPPNETELVREIYRRFVHDQLSEAVIAADLNRRGITTDASRLWTRGTIHQILINEKYIGNNVWNRGSFKLKQRRVRNSPNLWIRANSVFEPIVERSLFDAAQQIIQARSRRMTNDEMLKSLSDLLVRRGDLSGLIIDEAEGCPSSSAYQSRFGNLLRAYQLVGYTPDRDYRYIEVNRALRRLFPGVVSDVVRGIENAGGYVIRDAETELLQINNEFSVSIVIARCRETAAGAMRWRIRLDRGLLPDVTIAVRMDRANIAAFDYLILPTLDMNERVLRVQEYNGISLDAYLFDSLDRLFEMAERISVREAA, from the coding sequence TTGAGTTCGTCATCAGAGGACAAATTATCAAAAGGTCTGGTGCGCGCGGCGGAATATGTTCGCATGTCCACTGAGCATCAAAGGTACTCAACGGAAAACCAATCAGACGCAATTCGACAGTATGCGCTGCAACGAGGACTCGAAATTGTTCGCACGTATGCCGATGCGGGGCGGAGCGGTCTAAATATTGACGGTCGTTCGGGGTTGCAGCGTCTTCTTTCAGATATTGAAAACGGCACAGCGGATTTTACGGTCGTCGTCGTTTACGACATCAGCCGATGGGGACGATTTCAAGATTCGGATGAGGCCGCATCATACGAGTATCGCTGCCGTGCACAGGGAGTGCGCGTTGCTTATTGCGCGGAGCAATTTGAGAATGACGGCAGCATCGGTTCCGACGTTCAAAAGGTAGTCAAGCGTCGCATGGCCGCTGAGTATAGCCGTGAACTTTCGGTCAAGGTCTTCGCCGGGCAGAGGCGGCTTATTCAGCTGGGATTTCGGCAAGGCGGTCCCCCTGGCTTTGGCTTGAGGCGCCACTTAGTTGACGAAAACGGTGAATCAAAGGGTGAGCTTCTACGCAAGCAGCATAAGAGTATACAGACAGATCGCGTCGTCCTTGTCCCCGGTCCTCCTAATGAAACCGAATTGGTTCGCGAAATCTATCGGCGGTTCGTGCACGATCAACTATCTGAAGCAGTAATAGCGGCAGATTTGAACCGGCGAGGAATTACAACAGATGCCAGCCGTTTGTGGACCCGCGGTACCATTCACCAGATTCTCATCAACGAGAAATACATCGGAAACAATGTCTGGAATCGTGGCTCGTTTAAGCTCAAGCAACGGCGCGTAAGAAATAGTCCAAATCTATGGATCCGGGCGAATTCCGTATTCGAGCCGATTGTTGAACGATCTCTGTTTGATGCTGCACAGCAGATTATACAAGCCCGGTCGCGGCGAATGACCAATGATGAAATGTTGAAATCATTAAGTGATCTATTGGTCCGTCGGGGCGATCTTTCAGGTCTCATTATCGACGAGGCCGAAGGCTGTCCGTCTAGCAGCGCTTATCAAAGTAGATTCGGAAATCTTCTCCGGGCTTATCAACTCGTCGGGTACACCCCTGATAGGGACTATCGATATATCGAAGTTAATCGAGCGCTGCGACGATTGTTTCCTGGCGTTGTCTCGGATGTAGTTCGGGGAATTGAGAATGCCGGTGGTTATGTAATTCGCGATGCTGAGACCGAACTGCTGCAGATAAACAACGAATTCTCTGTCTCCATTGTCATAGCGCGTTGTCGTGAAACTGCTGCGGGTGCGATGCGCTGGCGAATCCGGCTCGATCGGGGTTTGTTGCCAGATGTTACGATTGCGGTTCGAATGGATCGAGCAAATATTGCTGCGTTCGACTATTTGATCCTGCCGACCCTGGATATGAACGAGCGAGTTCTGCGTGTGCAGGAATACAACGGCATATCGCTCGATGCCTATCTCTTCGATTCATTAGATCGCTTGTTCGAGATGGCCGAGCGGATTTCGGTGAGGGAGGCTGCGTAA
- a CDS encoding LysR family transcriptional regulator produces MDIRLIHYFMSVYEERSFVKAAERMHVVPSALSMQIRNLEEELGTSVFDRTKKGVEATVAGRRFYELCQPIARTLAFAKQEMRDLVQGNSVSGSLRVGMPSATSFGILGDLLQEFTSLYPNVDLTVVEAFSRYVTEQVQSGFLDVALGALPVDHSGLACRPAYRDHFVLISGRPINGPQFSPIDLSAMKELKLVVPSERHLMGATLLDYITGGQIVASRVMKVDGFVGTIESIRRSDWGAVCQAIGVMQYLDRKDLFIYPIFKPVMHLESYFLHHPSRPLTLAARCFVEMLERRLLDVCTAWERIYCWK; encoded by the coding sequence ATGGATATCCGTCTCATACACTATTTTATGAGTGTCTATGAGGAGCGCAGCTTTGTTAAGGCTGCTGAGCGCATGCATGTCGTGCCATCGGCCCTAAGCATGCAGATTCGCAATCTCGAAGAAGAACTGGGCACGTCCGTATTCGACCGGACAAAAAAGGGCGTTGAGGCGACTGTAGCTGGGCGGCGATTCTATGAACTTTGTCAGCCGATAGCTCGTACCCTGGCTTTCGCAAAGCAGGAGATGCGCGACCTGGTTCAGGGCAATAGCGTATCCGGTTCACTTCGCGTGGGGATGCCTTCGGCAACCAGCTTCGGGATCCTTGGCGACTTGCTGCAAGAATTCACAAGTTTGTATCCTAACGTTGATCTGACCGTCGTTGAAGCATTTAGCCGCTATGTCACCGAACAAGTACAATCCGGCTTTCTCGATGTCGCGCTGGGTGCGCTGCCTGTCGATCATAGCGGATTAGCCTGTAGGCCAGCTTATCGAGATCACTTTGTGCTGATCTCGGGACGACCTATCAACGGTCCCCAATTCAGTCCCATTGATCTGTCGGCAATGAAAGAACTCAAACTTGTCGTGCCGTCAGAGCGTCATTTAATGGGCGCAACCCTGCTTGACTACATCACTGGTGGTCAAATCGTTGCAAGCCGCGTCATGAAGGTGGACGGGTTTGTGGGAACTATCGAGAGTATCAGGCGCTCAGATTGGGGCGCAGTATGTCAGGCTATCGGTGTCATGCAGTACCTGGACAGAAAGGATCTATTTATTTATCCGATCTTTAAGCCAGTCATGCATCTTGAGTCGTATTTCTTACATCATCCTAGTCGCCCACTGACGTTAGCGGCGCGCTGCTTTGTCGAAATGCTCGAACGAAGATTGCTCGATGTATGTACCGCATGGGAGAGGATTTATTGTTGGAAATAA
- a CDS encoding alpha/beta fold hydrolase, whose protein sequence is MSDLAEALLTVSAVQPLRHPPFQLGWVDAPHYSVSLGDFPLDSGGVIEDFSISFAVHGDSRDDRLPIALALCAIGSTHHRMDFMIGTGQALDPSRLRILAIDAIGNGLTTSPSTSRSQPGYLFPQFTIGDMVRSQASLVKRLGIEKLDLVAGASMGGMQSLAWGVMYPEAMRRIVALTPMAKTTPWARLVNLLARSTLERGMCHELGGEPATDPWYDWVPLMLALSMRTPSQFDAEILDFCRSPGKSDPCPWLDLRRSWWRSQGFESIDWIYQSRAYDLHDVGKLGSFNGDTVAALNSVRAPTFIAAPSLDLYNPADAAVWASRHIPECHYMEINSVYGHMAASGLDQSASRALNDAVARFIA, encoded by the coding sequence GTGAGCGATCTTGCTGAGGCGTTACTCACGGTCTCTGCTGTTCAACCTTTGCGGCATCCGCCTTTTCAGCTCGGATGGGTCGACGCACCGCATTACTCGGTCAGCCTTGGTGACTTCCCGCTGGATTCCGGCGGTGTTATCGAGGATTTCTCGATATCTTTTGCCGTGCACGGTGATTCGCGCGACGACCGGCTGCCGATCGCACTTGCATTATGTGCGATTGGAAGCACGCACCATAGAATGGATTTTATGATTGGCACCGGGCAGGCACTCGACCCCTCCCGTCTGCGCATACTTGCTATTGACGCAATCGGAAATGGTCTGACGACGTCACCCTCCACATCGCGTAGCCAGCCCGGATATTTGTTCCCGCAATTTACAATTGGCGACATGGTGCGCAGCCAAGCGTCTCTGGTGAAGCGGCTGGGTATTGAAAAACTTGATCTCGTTGCCGGTGCATCGATGGGCGGTATGCAATCGCTCGCTTGGGGTGTCATGTATCCGGAGGCTATGCGTCGGATCGTGGCTCTGACCCCTATGGCGAAAACGACACCCTGGGCCCGCCTCGTAAATCTATTGGCGCGCTCGACATTGGAGCGGGGGATGTGCCACGAATTGGGTGGCGAGCCGGCCACCGATCCCTGGTATGATTGGGTACCTCTCATGCTCGCCCTGTCGATGCGCACTCCGAGTCAATTCGATGCCGAGATTCTGGATTTCTGTCGAAGCCCGGGAAAATCTGATCCCTGCCCATGGCTTGACCTCCGAAGATCTTGGTGGCGATCCCAGGGCTTCGAGTCGATAGACTGGATCTATCAGTCAAGAGCTTACGACCTTCATGATGTGGGGAAACTGGGTTCATTCAACGGAGACACGGTCGCTGCCCTGAACTCAGTGCGTGCCCCGACCTTTATAGCTGCGCCGTCGTTGGATCTTTATAATCCAGCAGATGCAGCGGTTTGGGCGTCGCGCCATATTCCGGAATGCCATTACATGGAGATCAACAGCGTGTATGGCCACATGGCCGCGAGTGGCCTTGATCAAAGCGCATCTCGTGCTTTGAATGATGCTGTCGCCAGATTCATAGCGTAG
- a CDS encoding alpha/beta hydrolase, with amino-acid sequence MEHPPQPTLDSLAEIDRLLAPNVVPVIEAIRAANQSTMDPATLPLAEARARYEDVQRGWRPTLPSDVAIERFSIPCAPSDLSAVRIVPAQTRELVGQMLYLHGGGWVFGSIDTHLSPMAHLAARTGLEVIGINYRLAPEFPFPDALNDSLAAWRSLSSTWPGAPSLRFIGGDSVGANLAVGLMLSLRNAGSTLPDAALLFYGAYAADEETLSHRTFGDGSYGLSSSRMAWFRKLYLERSLPPVAVTDPLVAPLHADLRGLPPLFVLSAQCDVLCTEGDLFAQRAKEAGVSVQDSIQPGLIHGFLQMVGIVPEVMTAIDEAAAFVRSQRRAPSHSG; translated from the coding sequence ATGGAACATCCACCGCAGCCCACTCTTGACTCGTTGGCAGAGATCGACCGGTTACTCGCACCAAATGTTGTGCCGGTTATTGAAGCCATCCGTGCCGCGAACCAGTCAACGATGGATCCGGCGACTTTGCCACTCGCCGAGGCTCGTGCCCGGTATGAGGACGTTCAAAGGGGATGGCGGCCGACGCTTCCCTCCGACGTCGCTATCGAACGCTTTTCTATCCCGTGCGCACCGTCGGATCTGTCCGCGGTAAGGATAGTTCCGGCTCAGACCAGAGAGTTGGTGGGCCAAATGCTCTATCTGCACGGCGGCGGATGGGTGTTCGGATCGATAGATACTCATCTTTCTCCCATGGCTCACCTCGCCGCGCGAACCGGATTGGAAGTGATTGGAATCAACTATCGGCTTGCTCCCGAATTTCCGTTTCCGGATGCTTTGAACGATTCCCTGGCGGCATGGCGCTCACTATCTTCGACGTGGCCGGGCGCGCCTTCGCTGCGATTTATCGGGGGCGATTCTGTGGGAGCGAACCTCGCGGTAGGGCTGATGCTCAGCTTGCGAAACGCCGGATCGACGCTGCCGGACGCGGCCCTGCTATTTTACGGTGCCTATGCGGCCGACGAGGAGACGCTGTCTCATCGCACATTCGGCGATGGAAGCTACGGACTCTCCAGCAGCCGCATGGCATGGTTTCGGAAGCTGTATCTCGAGCGTTCGCTCCCGCCAGTTGCGGTCACCGATCCCCTTGTGGCTCCGCTGCACGCGGATCTTCGAGGTTTGCCTCCTCTCTTTGTGTTGTCCGCGCAGTGTGATGTTCTGTGCACCGAAGGCGATCTGTTTGCACAACGAGCGAAAGAAGCTGGTGTCTCGGTCCAGGATTCGATTCAGCCGGGTCTTATCCACGGCTTCCTTCAGATGGTGGGAATCGTACCTGAGGTCATGACTGCTATAGATGAGGCAGCTGCATTTGTGCGTTCGCAGCGGCGAGCGCCTAGTCATTCCGGTTGA
- a CDS encoding ATP-binding cassette domain-containing protein — protein sequence MTLQIEGLNVSIMRNRVLHGVSLRVSPGELVCLVGRNGAGKTTTFRAIMGFEAIGGGQILWRGKDLNKLATHRIAAAGLGYTPEGSDVFGDLTVEDNIALPTWTRKSTKSADERIEAAYAIFPKLRSYAHRGGQQLSGGERKMVSIARALALDPELLLLDEAFEGLSPAILPTISNGLRSILDQGRSVLLAESNFYHLPRFADRLYVIERGAIIFEGTREQVEADGATMKVIKGVE from the coding sequence ATGACGCTTCAAATCGAGGGGCTGAATGTATCGATCATGAGAAACCGCGTACTGCACGGTGTCTCACTGCGTGTGTCTCCTGGAGAGTTGGTGTGTCTTGTCGGGCGCAATGGCGCGGGGAAGACTACCACGTTCAGGGCGATCATGGGATTCGAAGCGATCGGAGGTGGGCAAATCTTGTGGCGCGGTAAAGATTTGAACAAGCTCGCGACGCACCGCATTGCTGCGGCCGGACTAGGCTACACGCCGGAGGGTAGCGATGTGTTCGGAGATCTGACCGTTGAGGATAATATCGCGTTGCCGACCTGGACACGCAAATCAACCAAATCGGCGGATGAGCGGATCGAAGCGGCCTACGCGATATTTCCGAAGCTGAGATCATATGCGCACCGGGGAGGGCAGCAGCTATCCGGGGGGGAGCGCAAAATGGTTTCAATCGCCCGCGCACTTGCGCTGGATCCCGAGCTTCTTTTACTGGATGAAGCATTTGAAGGTCTTTCGCCCGCGATCTTGCCTACCATCAGCAATGGCCTGCGAAGCATTCTTGACCAGGGTCGCTCCGTATTGCTCGCTGAGTCGAACTTTTACCACCTGCCTCGTTTTGCGGACCGGCTCTACGTGATCGAACGTGGAGCGATTATTTTCGAGGGGACGCGGGAGCAAGTGGAGGCCGATGGGGCAACTATGAAAGTGATAAAGGGAGTTGAGTAG